A window from Primulina eburnea isolate SZY01 chromosome 2, ASM2296580v1, whole genome shotgun sequence encodes these proteins:
- the LOC140824683 gene encoding glucose and ribitol dehydrogenase-like, whose translation MATDGQKFPPQKQDTQPGKQHVMDPIPQAATPQYKSSNKLAGKVALVTGGDSGIGQAVCNCFALEGATVAFTYVKGQEDKDAKDTLELLRQSKSAEAKDAIAIAADLGYDKNCKRVVDEVVDKFGRIDILVNNAAEQYKASSVEDIDEERLERVFRTNIFSYFLMTRHALKHMKEGSCIINTTSVNAYKGNARLLDYSSTKGAILSFTRGLALQLVNKGIRVNGVAPGPIWTPLIPSSFDEEENVDFGKQVPMGRAGQPIEVAPSYVFLAANVDSSYMTGQVLHPNGGYTVNT comes from the exons ATGGCAACCGACGGCCAGAAATTCCCACCTCAGAAGCAGGACACTCAGCCCGGGAAACAGCATGTTATGGACCCAATTCCCCAAGCAGCAACTCCACAATACAAATCATCCAACAAGCTTGCG GGTAAAGTGGCTCTTGTCACTGGAGGTGATTCGGGCATCGGGCAAGCGGTATGCAACTGTTTCGCGCTGGAGGGTGCAACTGTGGCTTTTACGTACGTGAAGGGACAAGAAGACAAGGATGCGAAGGACACTCTTGAATTGTTGAGGCAATCGAAAAGCGCGGAGGCGAAAGACGCCATTGCTATAGCTGCGGATTTGGGGTATGATAAGAACTGCAAACGAGTGGTTGATGAAGTGGTTGATAAGTTCGGGCGGATTGATATTCTGGTTAACAATGCTGCCGAGCAGTACAAGGCTTCTTCGGTTGAAGACATTGATGAGGAGAGGCTAGAAAGGGTGTTTAGGACTAATATTTTCTCTTATTTCCTCATGACCAG GCATGCTTTGAAGCACATGAAGGAAGGTAGCTGCATCATCAACACCACATCAGTGAATGCGTACAAAGGGAACGCCCGGTTACTGGACTACTCATCGACCAAAGGGGCAATCTTGTCATTCACTCGCGGGCTCGCCCTCCAGTTGGTGAACAAGGGAATACGGGTGAACGGGGTGGCGCCGGGCCCTATTTGGACACCTCTGATTCCATCATCTTttgatgaagaagaaaatgtCGACTTTGGGAAACAAGTGCCGATGGGAAGGGCGGGCCAGCCGATTGAGGTTGCACCGAGTTATGTGTTTCTGGCTGCGAATGTCGATTCCTCTTATATGACAGGGCAGGTGCTGCATCCCAATGGGGGATATACAGTGAATACTTGA